The following proteins come from a genomic window of Yinghuangia sp. ASG 101:
- a CDS encoding ribonuclease J, whose translation MSHPHPELGPPPELPEGGLRVIPLGGLGEIGRNMTVFEYAGRLLIVDCGVLFPEEEQPGVDLILPDFTAIRDRLDDIEAIVLTHAHEDHIGAVPYLLREKADIPLIGSKLTLALIEAKLNEHRIRPYTLEVSEGDRERLGPFDCEFIAVNHSIPDALAMAIRTPAGLVVHTGDFKMDQLPLDGRLTDLPAFARLGEEGIDLLLADSTNAEVPGFIPPERDIAGVLDRVFADADQRIIVASFASHVHRIQQVLDTAYAYERKVAFIGRSMVRNMGVARDLGYLKVPAGLIVDVKTLDDLRPDEVVLVCTGSQGEPMAALSRMANRDHQQIRIVEGDTVVLASSLIPGNETAVFRVINGLTRWGANVVHKGNAKVHVSGHASAGELLYFFNIAKPRNFMPVHGEWRHLRAAAELAQKTGVRKDRIVIAEDGVVVDLVDGVARVSGKVQAGYVYVDGLSVGDVTESSLKDRRILGDEGFVSVFLVVDSSTGKVVGGPQVTARGSGIDDARFDDVIPRIEEVLTRAAADGVAEPYQLQQQVRRVVGKWVSDTFRRRPMILPVVVEV comes from the coding sequence TTGAGTCATCCGCATCCGGAACTCGGACCTCCCCCGGAACTCCCCGAGGGCGGACTGCGCGTCATCCCTCTGGGCGGTCTCGGCGAGATCGGCCGGAACATGACCGTCTTCGAGTACGCCGGGCGGCTTCTGATCGTCGACTGCGGGGTGCTGTTCCCCGAGGAGGAGCAGCCCGGTGTCGACCTGATCCTGCCGGACTTCACCGCGATCCGGGACCGGCTGGACGACATCGAAGCGATCGTGCTGACCCACGCGCACGAGGACCATATCGGTGCCGTGCCCTACCTGTTGCGGGAAAAGGCCGACATTCCGCTGATCGGGTCGAAGCTGACCCTGGCGCTGATCGAGGCCAAGCTCAACGAGCACCGCATCCGCCCCTACACGCTCGAGGTCTCCGAGGGCGACCGCGAGCGCCTGGGGCCCTTCGACTGCGAGTTCATCGCGGTCAACCACTCGATTCCGGACGCGCTCGCGATGGCGATCCGGACGCCGGCCGGGCTCGTCGTCCACACCGGCGACTTCAAGATGGACCAGCTGCCGCTGGACGGGCGGCTGACCGACCTGCCGGCCTTCGCCCGTCTGGGTGAGGAGGGCATCGACCTGCTGCTGGCCGATTCGACGAATGCCGAGGTCCCCGGGTTCATCCCGCCCGAGCGCGATATCGCGGGCGTACTCGACCGGGTGTTCGCGGATGCCGACCAGCGCATCATCGTGGCCAGTTTCGCCAGCCACGTGCACCGCATCCAGCAGGTGCTGGACACGGCGTACGCGTACGAGCGCAAAGTCGCCTTCATCGGGCGCTCGATGGTCCGCAACATGGGGGTCGCGCGCGACCTCGGCTACCTCAAGGTGCCCGCGGGCCTCATCGTCGACGTCAAGACGCTCGACGACCTGCGCCCGGACGAGGTCGTGCTCGTGTGCACGGGGTCGCAGGGGGAGCCGATGGCCGCCCTGTCCCGGATGGCGAACCGCGACCACCAGCAGATCCGCATCGTCGAGGGGGACACGGTGGTGCTCGCGTCGTCGCTGATCCCCGGGAACGAGACCGCGGTCTTCCGGGTGATCAACGGGCTGACGCGCTGGGGCGCCAACGTCGTGCACAAGGGCAACGCCAAGGTGCACGTGTCCGGCCACGCGTCGGCGGGCGAGCTGCTGTATTTCTTCAACATCGCCAAGCCCCGCAACTTCATGCCGGTCCACGGTGAGTGGCGGCACCTGCGGGCGGCGGCCGAGCTCGCGCAGAAGACGGGCGTGCGCAAGGACCGCATCGTGATCGCCGAGGACGGCGTCGTGGTCGACCTGGTCGACGGTGTCGCGCGCGTCTCGGGCAAGGTGCAGGCCGGGTACGTGTACGTGGACGGCCTGTCGGTCGGCGACGTCACCGAGTCGTCGCTCAAGGACCGGCGCATTCTCGGTGACGAAGGCTTCGTGTCGGTCTTCCTGGTCGTCGACTCGTCGACGGGCAAGGTCGTCGGCGGGCCGCAGGTCACCGCGCGGGGGTCCGGAATCGACGACGCGAGGTTCGACGACGTCATCCCGCGCATCGAGGAAGTACTCACGCGCGCGGCGGCGGACGGGGTCGCCGAGCCGTATCAGCTGCAGCAGCAGGTGCGCCGCGTCGTCGGGAAGTGGGTCAGCGACACGTTCCGGCGGCGGCCGATGATCCTGCCGGTCGTCGTCGAGGTCTGA